One genomic window of Panulirus ornatus isolate Po-2019 chromosome 14, ASM3632096v1, whole genome shotgun sequence includes the following:
- the LOC139753468 gene encoding helix-loop-helix protein delilah-like, producing MAKIENQETVQEDGSDAVDDNNNNNTDENDNEDNKAGGMSGGKYQLRPRAVQPRRRCDSEWSNLQEAVRHKQRPPPLSRYRRKTANARERYRMRQINTAFESLRGVLPSWVCSRRAASEMTKITTLRLASAYIRSLQDILEGNTHPDTCSWVLSSVLEDASELQQPQLDLHHNATTSPGKFQQSPHHTPADSDFVSLLCTSSNSEVFQSDSEALSYLAPMSETETVALWLGPEPEPQAWPDGHHSPLVS from the coding sequence atggccaaaaTAGAAAATCAAGAGACAGTTCAGGAGGACGGGAGTGACGCGGtggatgataacaataataacaacacagACGAGAACGATAACGAAGATAACaaggctggtgggatgtctggtggAAAGTACCAGTTACGTCCCCGAGCGGTCCAGCCACGGCGTCGCTGTGACAGCGAGTGGAGCAACCTCCAGGAGGCGGTGCGGCACAAACAGCGGCCACCGCCACTGTCCAGGTACCGCAGGAAGACGGCCAACGCCCGGGAGAGGTACCGCATGCGGCAGATCAACACGGCCTTCGAGAGCCTACGAGGCGTCTTGCCTTCGTGGGTGTGTAGCCGTCGCGCCGCCTCCGAGATGACCAAGATCACCACGCTGAGACTTGCCTCCGCCTACATCAGGTCCCTCCAGGATATCCTGGAAGGTAACACGCACCCAGACACCTGCTCCTGGGTCCTTTCCAGCGTCCTGGAAGATGCCTCTGAACTCCAGCAACCTCAGCTTGACCTCCACCACAAcgccaccaccagtcctggaaaGTTCCAGCAGTCTCCCCACCACACGCCTGCAGACTCCGACTTCGTGTCTCTCCTGTGTACCTCATCGAACTCCGAAGTCTTCCAGAGCGACAGTGAAGCGCTCTCTTACCTGGCACCGATGTCTGAGACGGAGACCGTGGCACTCTGGTTGGGGCCTGAGCCTGAGCCCCAAGCTTGGCCCGACGGACACCACTCCCCGCTGGTGTCCTGA